CCGATGCCTACTCCTCTACTCTAGAGGAGACCATTTCTGATCCTCTTAAGCATCTTCTCATTCCCATGAATTTTGCATGCATTAAGCAACGCTCCCCAAACAACGCCGTCTGCTTCTGTTGGCATTTCCTTCATGAAATTCTCTGCTTCTTCTAAGAACCCTGCTCGACCATACATATCAACTAGGCAGGCATAGTGCAGTGTTTGAGGGGCAATCCAATAAACATTTTTCATAGCATTGAAAATCATCAACCCTTGATCAACTAGACATTCGTGACTACATGCTGATAACAAGCCAAGGAAGGTTACATCATCAAGAGGAATCCCGTGGACTAGCATGAGCGAAAAGAGCTGCAATGTGTGTATACCATAACCATTCATGGCCATGCCGCTTATGATGGACTCCACGAAATGTGATCCTTGCAAACCAGGGTTTTAAAAACCGAAACTACCATACCTACTTCCCCATACTTTACATACATGTTTATTAATGCATTTCCCAGAATGCCATTCAACACGAGATCTGGCCGTGCACTTATATACGAATTTACCCACTGGCCTAAACTCAATGCCCCAATCGAAGAACACGCTGACAATACATTTACAATGGTATCCTCATTAGGCTCAACTTCCTCTCCCTGAACCATCTCCTGAAAAAGCTTCACTGCCTCGTCACAAAATCCTCTTTGTGCATAACCACCCACCATGCTAGTCCAAGAATACACATCTCTTTTGGGCATATTTACAAACAGGCACCGTGCACTCACCAAAGACCCACATCTCATGTAAAAATCCAACACTGCATTGTCCAAAATAACATTCCTTTCAAATAACTTCCTCATACAATATCCATGAACAGATTTACCAAACTTTAAAGCTCCTAAACTCGAACAAGTGGACATGACAATGACAAGAGTAGTAGAATTAGGCGGCACATCCATGGACATAAACTTAACAATTGCTTCCTCCACAAATCTACACTTGTTAAGACCCGAAATCATCGAAGTCCACGAAACAACATCAGGGTTTTGTATGGAATCGAAAACCCAAGTAGCAAATACAATGTCAACTTGGGTTACGTAGAAGTGAAGCAACGAGTTTTGGACGAAGGTATCGGAAAAGTGCTTGGTTTTTACGACGCGGGCGTGGACTTCCCGGCTCTTGTTGTTATCATGGAGGAAGCAACATGCCTTGAGAGCGTAAGTGAAGGTGTAGTGGTTGTGGGAGGTTGGGTAGTAGAGCATTTGGTTGTAGAGGAAAATGGCAGTTTGTGGGGCGAGGGAGTTTGTGAGATGTCCCAGTTGTTCGTGACTAGAATTTTTGTTGGGGATGTTtcctagccgacgagcacacagctccccgagaggttggcgccagttgatgttttctgtcgggcttctgcttcactggtgggcttgtcgggcaaaacttatcgggcaaggctgaaagagaatgacagagttaactttgaaaagtGCTcccaatcaagattaacttttaagtgctcaggcgtgccactgccatcttcaacatggcagatgtaaaacggatgttgagttttagttgtatatatacccgagaggctgttttatttatgaaatgtgcctttgtggggttTTAGGTGCAGACCTTGAGGCTTCCAATCAAGAACTAACCCAGTACTTGAATATATAAtgttttgtttcattgattACAGAAGTATTATGattattatacttctgattacccgagccCGACAAGCAGAAAGAATCCAAATAGgagcctttgtagggccttaggtgtaggtcttaaggcttcccatcagaattccttcTATTCTCAAACGTTCTtcgataatcataatataatagaaataacacTATGggataggtcgattacttgctccccaagtaacttcggacttcttgtttatcaaagactgtcgtggatgggttaagtccacataaggttcttttttatgccttgagaccaaggacttttaaatgatcaatcttacatgcccgagggcttagaacttagatctaaTTTAATCTGTGAAGACATATTTAAATCGGATTCAAGAACTGATGAGCCTTTTTAATCATCAACTTgccagaaataacttggatacaactggaagtatacaacatattgctagactactgaatgaaaagacaaaaacaaaaaaggttgGGCAAGGTTatcatcttgcaacttcctatctttgtggtttatcaaggggtTTGAGAGTTTAGAATGAGGGGTAGGGAGATGGGTTTACCGaaggaaatcgatactacagcaagttttagacaaggtagcagagctattacaaaggctttgggtgagggttgatcccgaaagggatgaaggcttgggctgactacagcttcattgaaagcaaatctggtttgagcagagtttgtgcttgtatttgtttgtttgattgagtgtccttatctctgatttctctttcttcttttatagacattttgtcttggcctcctgtagcagtgatcttgcccgaatgcaacttgaagggcaatgactcatcagttttttacttgtactgccactgtaaagtgcttttggactGATTAGTtggctggtctacaccacttgacctctaagtaggtgagcaagtggttcaAATGGTCAACTCCTAGTCAGAAAAGGGTCTCTCCTGCTTTCTGGGCTTTGGCTGGGCTTCGGGCTTTTCTCCTTCTAGACTTCTTTCTTTTGGGCCAACtctttcttgagcccaaagttcaagttttaacccaaacactaGTAGAGGGTTTAAaagttagggtttagggtttttgatGATTTGGGCAAGGATGATTTGCTTTAACTGTCGTTTCATTATACTTTTTGACAAAAATGTATACACAGTAGGTGTTGGAATTGCTGGgcattcatctttttttttaggAGAAATCGGACATCTAAAACAATTGtgggcagtggaagggtgggAATTTGGGTTGCGTAGAGGAATGGAGGCGGAGGTAGGAGGGGGATCCGCATGTCGGGTTTGGTACATGCAATTTGGGGTGGGTACAGGGCTTTTCCAAATATTTTTAATACTAAATAGGGTGGGGCGGGGCAGGTCCAAATATATGAGCAAAAGGGTGCCCGACCTAGACCTTTTCCACCAGTCTAATATATGAGATTAAATCTCCACCCTTGGTTCTAATCTAAAAGGCAAACACTCTTGACTCTCGGTCTGTTCCTCCTTAGTTCATTCTCTCGAACTTAAAGCTTCAACTGACTTCGACTCTCGGTCTCTCACTCAGACCCAAATTCATAGAATGTCGTCAATCGATCATCGAACTCCGTCCCTTCGTTCGAGCAATAAGGGggataaggattgtctgccctctttgttcccgtgccctcttgttttgtgtggtcacggttaagccatttcaacattttattttgtttttttataaagataataagataaaaatgaatagtaatgtaaaatgttgacgtggcttaaccgtgaccacacaaacaggatgGCATGAGAGGGCACGggaacaaggagggcagacaatctttgTCCTTGTTAGTATTGTCCTTGTTCTGTGGGTTTTCAAATTCCATTTAAATTTATTGACTCTTATTAGGATTGGGAGTCTTTAATCCCAACCCTCTACGCCAAACATAGATCTTGATCAAATTTCTCAATTGGATTAGACTATTTCCTTAATTGTATATTGAATCAACACTTTTTAAACATGAAAAGGAGAGACAAAAGTTAATACATGTGAAATATAACATCATtaccttctttcttttttttctctggaGTGTATGTTACAAAATTACCCTTTATAGTAGAAACATTTTTTCACACTGTTATCTTTTCATCTATTACTCTGTGTCAAGTGGTGTTCCCTACCAATAGACTTTTGACATCTAAATCTTCTTTTATCCCtttttaatcaaataaattCTTAAAAGCTGGAAGTCCAATAGTCAAACAAAAACTAAGGGATGTGAACTTCCCCATCAAGCACTTCTGCAACTTGCTTTCGAATTCCATCATATTTCCTACTCGATTTCGAATTCAATCTTGTTTGCCCTACACTTACCCTCCACTTTTGAATTGAAACCGTAGTCTAAAAAGAGAGTAAAAAATAATGGAAGTCAACTTCTAAATCCCAAAGCACGCCGTGCCCAAACCCGattatctctctctttctcatgtTTTCATTTTCTGGGTGTTGGTAAATTTTGTGATGATTTCTAAATTAGTGAAAAGATTTACAGAATGAGTAATTGGTAATGGCGGTAAGAGTTGACAGTGGAAGTACAACTACGTTAAATTAATTGGTTTTCCGTCGACGATTCAGCAtctcaatttttaaaaattaaagataTAAAAGAATATTTAGATGTCAAATTTCAATTGGTGGGAACACCACCTGGCTTTTGTGCTAGGAACCccaaaaaatttctccacaGTGAGTTCGCGTTTCTACCTTCAGTTGAATCGATATTAATGTTATTGAtaaatggttttggtttggggtGCTAATTAGGCAATAAGCATTGCTAAGAGATCCAATAAATGGTGTGGGTTTATAGTTTTAAAGAAA
This is a stretch of genomic DNA from Malus domestica chromosome 02, GDT2T_hap1. It encodes these proteins:
- the LOC114822857 gene encoding pentatricopeptide repeat-containing protein At2g29760, chloroplastic-like — translated: MLYYPTSHNHYTFTYALKACCFLHDNNKSREVHARVVKTKHFSDTFVQNSLLHFYVTQVDIVFATWVFDSIQNPDVVSWTSMISGLNKCRFVEEAIVKFMSMDVPPNSTTLVIVMSTCSSLGALKFGKSVHGYCMRKLFERNVILDNAVLDFYMRCGSLVSARCLFVNMPKRDVYSWTSMVGGYAQRGFCDEAVKLFQEMVQGEEVEPNEDTIVNVLSACSSIGALSLGQWVNSYISARPDLVLNGILGNALINMYVKYGEVACSHECLVDQGLMIFNAMKNVYWIAPQTLHYACLVDMYGRAGFLEEAENFMKEMPTEADGVVWGALLNACKIHGNEKMLKRIRNGLL